The Anopheles coluzzii chromosome 2, AcolN3, whole genome shotgun sequence genome window below encodes:
- the LOC120949716 gene encoding FERM, ARHGEF and pleckstrin domain-containing protein 1 isoform X5 translates to MSLDSMGPSAGGGSSGVGTLSGTRMIHSLSTPSGVDGTVSTSHSRGGKKLAVRIQMLDDSVTMFQVQAKATGKVLFEQVCRQLNLLEADYFGLEYQEAPSGTKYWLDLEKSLNRQVGLSLVEPVLRFCVKFYTPDPLQLEEEYTRYLFCLQVKRDLATGSLQCNDNTAALMASYIVQASCGDYAAEDYPDHTYLSSYRFVPQQDHTMQRRIMENHKKHVGQSPAEADLNLLETARRCELYGMKMHPAKDHDGVPLNLAVAHMGIAVFQGITRINTFSWAKIRKISFKRKRFLIKLHPENYVYHKDTVEFFFEGRNECKNFWKKCVENHGFFRCTAVQNVQRRKARVLSRGSSFRYSGKTQKQIIEFVRDNYVKRQTFQSGMGTSQSEQRIEDAFSDEETSGYGGGSPTQQSYRPQSFSAHGSPGGDLSDEELYPANGNGGLGPHAAAGLEPICVPGGHLEFAVPQQQQQQQPCARSRSGSCTSRRSQFRSEPPALCHYVPQIHSSQPQIYHAATAAAAAATAAAAASGLSRAAGPTGGSQQFYGGDNGLLHQPGECFIAAGHSHQALFSAAAGGGGLGVGNGTLNGGSQQLSIPQCHTSPL, encoded by the exons ATGTCGCTGGATTCGATGGGCCCTTCGGCTGGGGGTGGCAGCTCAGGCGTCGGCACACTGTCCGGCACCAGGATGATCCACTCGCTAAGCACACCGTCCGGTGTGGACGGAACAGTGTCGACGTCTCATTCCCGCGGCGGCAAGAAGCTGGCCGTGCGCATCCAAATGTTGGATGACTCTGTCACCATGTTTCAAGTGCAG GCTAAAGCCACCGGAAAAGTACTATTCGAACAAGTGTGCCGACAGTTAAATCTGCTGGAAGCTGATTACTTCGGGCTGGAGTATCAGGAAGCGCCATCCGGCACCAAATACTGGCTGGACCTGGAGAAATCGCTGAACCGGCAGGTTGGGCTATCGCTGGTAGAGCCAGTGCTGCGCTTCTGCGTCAAGTTCTACACGCCCGATCCGCTGCAGCTGGAGGAAGAATACACGCGCTATTTATTCTGTCTGCAAGTGAAGCGTGATCTTGCCACTGGCAGCTTACAATGCAACGACAATACAGCAGCATTGATGGCAAGCTACATTGTGCAAG CTTCCTGTGGAGATTATGCGGCGGAGGACTATCCCGATCACACCTATCTGTCGTCGTACCGCTTCGTGCCACAGCAAGATCATACGATGCAGAGAAGAATTATGGAGAACCACAAGAAGCATGT GGGTCAATCGCCGGCGGAAGCGGATCTAAATCTGCTAGAAACTGCGCGACGATGCGAGCTGTACGGCATGAAGATGCACCCAGCCAAAGACCACGATGGTGTGCCGTTGAATCTGGCCGTTGCTCACATGGGTATTGCCGTCTTTCAAGGCATTACGCGGATCAATACCTTCTCGTGGGCGAAGATTCGCAAAATATCATTCAAACGCAAGCGCTTCCTGATCAAATTGCATCCCGAAAATTAT GTGTACCATAAAGACACGGTTGAATTTTTCTTCGAAGGTCGCAATGAGTGTAAAAACTTTTGGAAAAAGTGCGTCGAGAATCATGGCTTTTTCCGTTGCACCGCTGTACAGAATGTGCAACGGCGCAAGGCACGGGTACTGTCGCGAGGTAGCTCATTCAG GTATAGCGGCAAAACTCAGAAACAAATCATCGAATTCGTTCGTGACAATTATGTAAAACGGCAAACATTTCAAAG CGGAATGGGAACGTCGCAGTCAGAGCAACGTATTGAGGACGCCTTCTCAGACGAGGAGACAAGTGGATATGGAGGTGGATCGCCTACCCAGCAGTCCTACCGGCCACAGTCGTTCTCAGCTCACGGAAGCCCAGGTGGAGACCTATCCGATGAAGAGCTATACCCAGCAAATGGGAATGGAGGGCTCGGGCCACACGCCGCTGCAGGACTCGAGCCAATCTGCGTCCCCGGGGGGCACCTGGAGTTCGCCGtaccacaacagcaacagcaacagcagccatgCGCGCGAAGCCGATCGGGCTCGTGCACGTCAAGACGGTCACAGTTCCG GTCTGAACCACCGGCTCTATGCCACTATGTCCCCCAAATACACTCATCGCAGCCACAGATTTACCACGCAGCcacagcagctgctgcagcagccacagcagcagcagcagcgtcggGCCTCAGCCGGGCCGCTGGGCCAACCGGGGGATCGCAGCAGTTCTATGGGGGAGACAACGGTCTCCTCCACCAGCCGGGAGAGTGTTTTATTGCCGCTGGACACTCGCACCAGGCGCTCTTCAGCGCTGCTGCCGGGGGTGGCGGCCTCGGGGTCGGGAATGGCACCCTCAATGGTGGGAGCCAGCAGCTCTCAATACCCCAGTGCCACACTAGCCCGTTATAG
- the LOC120949716 gene encoding FERM, ARHGEF and pleckstrin domain-containing protein 1 isoform X6: protein MSLDSMGPSAGGGSSGVGTLSGTRMIHSLSTPSGVDGTVSTSHSRGGKKLAVRIQMLDDSVTMFQVQAKATGKVLFEQVCRQLNLLEADYFGLEYQEAPSGTKYWLDLEKSLNRQVGLSLVEPVLRFCVKFYTPDPLQLEEEYTRYLFCLQVKRDLATGSLQCNDNTAALMASYIVQASCGDYAAEDYPDHTYLSSYRFVPQQDHTMQRRIMENHKKHVGQSPAEADLNLLETARRCELYGMKMHPAKDHDGVPLNLAVAHMGIAVFQGITRINTFSWAKIRKISFKRKRFLIKLHPENYVYHKDTVEFFFEGRNECKNFWKKCVENHGFFRCTAVQNVQRRKARVLSRGSSFRYSGKTQKQIIEFVRDNYVKRQTFQSGMGTSQSEQRIEDAFSDEETSGYGGGSPTQQSYRPQSFSAHGSPGGDLSDEELYPANGNGGLGPHAAAGLEPICVPGGHLEFAVPQQQQQQQPCARSRSGSCTSRRSQFR from the exons ATGTCGCTGGATTCGATGGGCCCTTCGGCTGGGGGTGGCAGCTCAGGCGTCGGCACACTGTCCGGCACCAGGATGATCCACTCGCTAAGCACACCGTCCGGTGTGGACGGAACAGTGTCGACGTCTCATTCCCGCGGCGGCAAGAAGCTGGCCGTGCGCATCCAAATGTTGGATGACTCTGTCACCATGTTTCAAGTGCAG GCTAAAGCCACCGGAAAAGTACTATTCGAACAAGTGTGCCGACAGTTAAATCTGCTGGAAGCTGATTACTTCGGGCTGGAGTATCAGGAAGCGCCATCCGGCACCAAATACTGGCTGGACCTGGAGAAATCGCTGAACCGGCAGGTTGGGCTATCGCTGGTAGAGCCAGTGCTGCGCTTCTGCGTCAAGTTCTACACGCCCGATCCGCTGCAGCTGGAGGAAGAATACACGCGCTATTTATTCTGTCTGCAAGTGAAGCGTGATCTTGCCACTGGCAGCTTACAATGCAACGACAATACAGCAGCATTGATGGCAAGCTACATTGTGCAAG CTTCCTGTGGAGATTATGCGGCGGAGGACTATCCCGATCACACCTATCTGTCGTCGTACCGCTTCGTGCCACAGCAAGATCATACGATGCAGAGAAGAATTATGGAGAACCACAAGAAGCATGT GGGTCAATCGCCGGCGGAAGCGGATCTAAATCTGCTAGAAACTGCGCGACGATGCGAGCTGTACGGCATGAAGATGCACCCAGCCAAAGACCACGATGGTGTGCCGTTGAATCTGGCCGTTGCTCACATGGGTATTGCCGTCTTTCAAGGCATTACGCGGATCAATACCTTCTCGTGGGCGAAGATTCGCAAAATATCATTCAAACGCAAGCGCTTCCTGATCAAATTGCATCCCGAAAATTAT GTGTACCATAAAGACACGGTTGAATTTTTCTTCGAAGGTCGCAATGAGTGTAAAAACTTTTGGAAAAAGTGCGTCGAGAATCATGGCTTTTTCCGTTGCACCGCTGTACAGAATGTGCAACGGCGCAAGGCACGGGTACTGTCGCGAGGTAGCTCATTCAG GTATAGCGGCAAAACTCAGAAACAAATCATCGAATTCGTTCGTGACAATTATGTAAAACGGCAAACATTTCAAAG CGGAATGGGAACGTCGCAGTCAGAGCAACGTATTGAGGACGCCTTCTCAGACGAGGAGACAAGTGGATATGGAGGTGGATCGCCTACCCAGCAGTCCTACCGGCCACAGTCGTTCTCAGCTCACGGAAGCCCAGGTGGAGACCTATCCGATGAAGAGCTATACCCAGCAAATGGGAATGGAGGGCTCGGGCCACACGCCGCTGCAGGACTCGAGCCAATCTGCGTCCCCGGGGGGCACCTGGAGTTCGCCGtaccacaacagcaacagcaacagcagccatgCGCGCGAAGCCGATCGGGCTCGTGCACGTCAAGACGGTCACAGTTCCG ATGA
- the LOC120949716 gene encoding FERM, ARHGEF and pleckstrin domain-containing protein 2 isoform X3 gives MSLDSMGPSAGGGSSGVGTLSGTRMIHSLSTPSGVDGTVSTSHSRGGKKLAVRIQMLDDSVTMFQVQAKATGKVLFEQVCRQLNLLEADYFGLEYQEAPSGTKYWLDLEKSLNRQVGLSLVEPVLRFCVKFYTPDPLQLEEEYTRYLFCLQVKRDLATGSLQCNDNTAALMASYIVQASCGDYAAEDYPDHTYLSSYRFVPQQDHTMQRRIMENHKKHVGQSPAEADLNLLETARRCELYGMKMHPAKDHDGVPLNLAVAHMGIAVFQGITRINTFSWAKIRKISFKRKRFLIKLHPENYVYHKDTVEFFFEGRNECKNFWKKCVENHGFFRCTAVQNVQRRKARVLSRGSSFRYSGKTQKQIIEFVRDNYVKRQTFQRSQSFRQGPLHSSNRSQSRTSCNVNQSISAHPLLPIETAEWERRSQSNVLRTPSQTRRQVDMEVDRLPSSPTGHSRSQLTEAQVETYPMKSYTQQMGMEGSGHTPLQDSSQSASPGGTWSSPYHNSNSNSSHAREADRARARQDGHSSDDYHGINGNVSLDRRSEIVQSPNRYELALGTADKSNNNSLSRGETGSYDLGSAEARARNNNGHFGGSNGGALHTVDENMINNNYQNQQPSATNGQTSSGVGLGNGNSGTLRSIDEEMRKKKWPTDRAYFLAKELLMTERTYKKDLDVINTWFREELTPEDLENLQPLFQYFESMLEHHSVFLRDLEHRILLWEGRGGHETHRIGDVMLKNMVVLPIYDEYVESHREILERLNDLYDNDDKFQQTYREFELQKVCYLPISYFILKPLHRLLHYELLLELLLAHYGEDHFDRTDCHGTLMMLTRSTEVIRRELTASENHSLLCEIQRDIDGYDGLVQPDRKLIRQGCLLKHSKRGLQQRMFFLFSDVLLYAVKSPVTQTFKVLGHVPVRSLLTENAEHNAFVIFGGQRAITVSAGTTVEKTLWLEELAKAANSLKYKPQTQLPIVSIKTCTSSEENLEACGLSSGLVPPAAARQPSPRNNTALHVCWHRGVTICLDDHLRSGRNQISGYLLRKFKNSSGWQKLWVVLTSFCLYFYKSYSDDAALASLPLLGYTVGPPGIQDAVQKEYVFKLSFKNHTYFFRAESEHTYNRWMEVLRSATQIQESRSSPTINSNNLINNNGSNGN, from the exons ATGTCGCTGGATTCGATGGGCCCTTCGGCTGGGGGTGGCAGCTCAGGCGTCGGCACACTGTCCGGCACCAGGATGATCCACTCGCTAAGCACACCGTCCGGTGTGGACGGAACAGTGTCGACGTCTCATTCCCGCGGCGGCAAGAAGCTGGCCGTGCGCATCCAAATGTTGGATGACTCTGTCACCATGTTTCAAGTGCAG GCTAAAGCCACCGGAAAAGTACTATTCGAACAAGTGTGCCGACAGTTAAATCTGCTGGAAGCTGATTACTTCGGGCTGGAGTATCAGGAAGCGCCATCCGGCACCAAATACTGGCTGGACCTGGAGAAATCGCTGAACCGGCAGGTTGGGCTATCGCTGGTAGAGCCAGTGCTGCGCTTCTGCGTCAAGTTCTACACGCCCGATCCGCTGCAGCTGGAGGAAGAATACACGCGCTATTTATTCTGTCTGCAAGTGAAGCGTGATCTTGCCACTGGCAGCTTACAATGCAACGACAATACAGCAGCATTGATGGCAAGCTACATTGTGCAAG CTTCCTGTGGAGATTATGCGGCGGAGGACTATCCCGATCACACCTATCTGTCGTCGTACCGCTTCGTGCCACAGCAAGATCATACGATGCAGAGAAGAATTATGGAGAACCACAAGAAGCATGT GGGTCAATCGCCGGCGGAAGCGGATCTAAATCTGCTAGAAACTGCGCGACGATGCGAGCTGTACGGCATGAAGATGCACCCAGCCAAAGACCACGATGGTGTGCCGTTGAATCTGGCCGTTGCTCACATGGGTATTGCCGTCTTTCAAGGCATTACGCGGATCAATACCTTCTCGTGGGCGAAGATTCGCAAAATATCATTCAAACGCAAGCGCTTCCTGATCAAATTGCATCCCGAAAATTAT GTGTACCATAAAGACACGGTTGAATTTTTCTTCGAAGGTCGCAATGAGTGTAAAAACTTTTGGAAAAAGTGCGTCGAGAATCATGGCTTTTTCCGTTGCACCGCTGTACAGAATGTGCAACGGCGCAAGGCACGGGTACTGTCGCGAGGTAGCTCATTCAG GTATAGCGGCAAAACTCAGAAACAAATCATCGAATTCGTTCGTGACAATTATGTAAAACGGCAAACATTTCAAAG GTCTCAGTCTTTTCGGCAGGGTCCTCTACATTCAAGTAACAGAAGTCAATCACGCACTTCATGTAATGTGAATCAAAGCATCTCGGCTCATCCTTTACTTCCGATCGAAACCG CGGAATGGGAACGTCGCAGTCAGAGCAACGTATTGAGGACGCCTTCTCAGACGAGGAGACAAGTGGATATGGAGGTGGATCGCCTACCCAGCAGTCCTACCGGCCACAGTCGTTCTCAGCTCACGGAAGCCCAGGTGGAGACCTATCCGATGAAGAGCTATACCCAGCAAATGGGAATGGAGGGCTCGGGCCACACGCCGCTGCAGGACTCGAGCCAATCTGCGTCCCCGGGGGGCACCTGGAGTTCGCCGtaccacaacagcaacagcaacagcagccatgCGCGCGAAGCCGATCGGGCTCGTGCACGTCAAGACGGTCACAGTTCCG ATGATTACCACGGTATCAATGGGAACGTTTCGCTCGACCGGCGAAGCGAGATCGTGCAATCGCCGAACCGGTACGAGCTGGCCCTGGGCACGGCGGATAAGTCGAACAACAATTCCCTGTCCCGGGGCGAAACGGGCAGCTACGATCTGGGCAGCGCGGAAGCTCGAGCCAGGAACAACAATGGCCACTTCGGTGGCAGCAACGGGGGTGCGCTGCACACGGTGGACGAGAACATGATCAACAACAACTACCAAAACCAACAGCCCTCAGCCACCAACGGGCAAACGTCGTCCGGTGTCGGTCTGGGCAATGGCAACAGTGGCACGCTGCGCTCGATCGACGAGGAGATGCGCAAGAAGAAGTGGCCGACCGATCGGGCCTACTTCCTCGCGAAGGAGCTGCTCATGACGGAGCGAACGTACAAGAAGGATTTGGACGTTATCAACACG tGGTTCCGCGAGGAGCTTACACCGGAAGATTTGGAAAATCTTCAACCTCTGTTTCAGTATTTTGAGTCGATGCTGGAGCATCACAGCGTCTTTCTGCGCGATCTCGAGCATCGGATATTGCTGTGGGAAGGGCGCGGCGGTCACGAAACACATCGAATTGGCGACGTAATGCTGAAGAATATGGTCGTTTTGCCG ATATACGACGAGTACGTGGAGAGTCATCGCGAAATTTTGGAGCGTCTGAACGACCTGtacgacaacgacgacaagTTCCAGCAAACGTACCGGGAGTTTGAGCTGCAGAAGGTATGCTATCTGCCGATCAGCTACTTCATCCTGAAGCCACTGCACCGGCTGCTGCActacgagctgctgctggagctgctgctggcgcaCTACGGCGAAGATCACTTCGATCGCACGGATTGCCACGGTACGCTGATGATGCTGACCCGCTCGACCGAGGTGATTAGGCGCGAGCTGACGGCGTCGGAAAACCACAGCCTGCTGTGCGAAATCCAGCGCGACATCGACGGGTACGATGGGCTGGTGCAGCCGGACCGGAAGCTGATCCGGCAGGGCTGCCTACTGAAGCATTCCAAGCGCGGGCTGCAGCAGCGCATGTTCTTCCTGTTCTCCGACGTGCTGCTGTACGCGGTAAAGTCCCCGGTGACGCAGACGTTCAAGGTGCTCGGCCACGTGCCGGTCCGTTCGCTGCTGACGGAGAATGCGGAGCACAACGCGTTTGTGATATTTGGCGGGCAGCGGGCAATCACCGTGAGTGCGGGCACCACGGTCGAGAAGACGCTCTGGCTGGAGGAGCTGGCGAAGGCGGCCAACAGTCTGAAGTACAAACCCCAGACCCAGCTGCCCATCGTGTCGATCAAAACATGCA CATCGTCTGAGGAAAATCTGGAAGCTTGCGGACTGAGCAGTGGGCTTGTGCCACCGGCCGCAGCCAGGCAGCCATCGCCTCGCAACAACACGGCCCTGCACGTGTGTTGGCATCGTGGCGTCACGATCTGTCTCGACGATCATCTTCGCTCGGGAAGG AATCAAATTTCGGGCTACTTGCTGCGAAAGTTTAAAAACAGCTCCGGCTGGCAGAAGCTGTGGGTCGTGCTGACATCGTTCTGTCTGTACTTCTACAAGAGCTACTCGGACGATGCGGCCCTTGCCAGCTTGCCGCTGCTCGGGTACACGGTAGGGCCTCCCGGCATTCAGGATGCGGTGCAGAAGGAGTACGTCTTTAAGCTTTCGTTCAAAAACCACACCTACTTCTTCCGCGCAGAGAGTGAGCACACGTACAATCG GTGGATGGAGGTGTTGCGTAGCGCCACTCAAATTCAGGAATCCCGCTCATCGCCCACAATCAACTCGAACAATCTAATCAACAATAACGGTAGCAACGGAAACTAA
- the LOC120949716 gene encoding FERM, ARHGEF and pleckstrin domain-containing protein 2 isoform X4: MSLDSMGPSAGGGSSGVGTLSGTRMIHSLSTPSGVDGTVSTSHSRGGKKLAVRIQMLDDSVTMFQVQAKATGKVLFEQVCRQLNLLEADYFGLEYQEAPSGTKYWLDLEKSLNRQVGLSLVEPVLRFCVKFYTPDPLQLEEEYTRYLFCLQVKRDLATGSLQCNDNTAALMASYIVQASCGDYAAEDYPDHTYLSSYRFVPQQDHTMQRRIMENHKKHVGQSPAEADLNLLETARRCELYGMKMHPAKDHDGVPLNLAVAHMGIAVFQGITRINTFSWAKIRKISFKRKRFLIKLHPENYVYHKDTVEFFFEGRNECKNFWKKCVENHGFFRCTAVQNVQRRKARVLSRGSSFRYSGKTQKQIIEFVRDNYVKRQTFQRSQSFRQGPLHSSNRSQSRTSCNVNQSISAHPLLPIETDDYHGINGNVSLDRRSEIVQSPNRYELALGTADKSNNNSLSRGETGSYDLGSAEARARNNNGHFGGSNGGALHTVDENMINNNYQNQQPSATNGQTSSGVGLGNGNSGTLRSIDEEMRKKKWPTDRAYFLAKELLMTERTYKKDLDVINTWFREELTPEDLENLQPLFQYFESMLEHHSVFLRDLEHRILLWEGRGGHETHRIGDVMLKNMVVLPIYDEYVESHREILERLNDLYDNDDKFQQTYREFELQKVCYLPISYFILKPLHRLLHYELLLELLLAHYGEDHFDRTDCHGTLMMLTRSTEVIRRELTASENHSLLCEIQRDIDGYDGLVQPDRKLIRQGCLLKHSKRGLQQRMFFLFSDVLLYAVKSPVTQTFKVLGHVPVRSLLTENAEHNAFVIFGGQRAITVSAGTTVEKTLWLEELAKAANSLKYKPQTQLPIVSIKTCTSSEENLEACGLSSGLVPPAAARQPSPRNNTALHVCWHRGVTICLDDHLRSGRNQISGYLLRKFKNSSGWQKLWVVLTSFCLYFYKSYSDDAALASLPLLGYTVGPPGIQDAVQKEYVFKLSFKNHTYFFRAESEHTYNRWMEVLRSATQIQESRSSPTINSNNLINNNGSNGN; this comes from the exons ATGTCGCTGGATTCGATGGGCCCTTCGGCTGGGGGTGGCAGCTCAGGCGTCGGCACACTGTCCGGCACCAGGATGATCCACTCGCTAAGCACACCGTCCGGTGTGGACGGAACAGTGTCGACGTCTCATTCCCGCGGCGGCAAGAAGCTGGCCGTGCGCATCCAAATGTTGGATGACTCTGTCACCATGTTTCAAGTGCAG GCTAAAGCCACCGGAAAAGTACTATTCGAACAAGTGTGCCGACAGTTAAATCTGCTGGAAGCTGATTACTTCGGGCTGGAGTATCAGGAAGCGCCATCCGGCACCAAATACTGGCTGGACCTGGAGAAATCGCTGAACCGGCAGGTTGGGCTATCGCTGGTAGAGCCAGTGCTGCGCTTCTGCGTCAAGTTCTACACGCCCGATCCGCTGCAGCTGGAGGAAGAATACACGCGCTATTTATTCTGTCTGCAAGTGAAGCGTGATCTTGCCACTGGCAGCTTACAATGCAACGACAATACAGCAGCATTGATGGCAAGCTACATTGTGCAAG CTTCCTGTGGAGATTATGCGGCGGAGGACTATCCCGATCACACCTATCTGTCGTCGTACCGCTTCGTGCCACAGCAAGATCATACGATGCAGAGAAGAATTATGGAGAACCACAAGAAGCATGT GGGTCAATCGCCGGCGGAAGCGGATCTAAATCTGCTAGAAACTGCGCGACGATGCGAGCTGTACGGCATGAAGATGCACCCAGCCAAAGACCACGATGGTGTGCCGTTGAATCTGGCCGTTGCTCACATGGGTATTGCCGTCTTTCAAGGCATTACGCGGATCAATACCTTCTCGTGGGCGAAGATTCGCAAAATATCATTCAAACGCAAGCGCTTCCTGATCAAATTGCATCCCGAAAATTAT GTGTACCATAAAGACACGGTTGAATTTTTCTTCGAAGGTCGCAATGAGTGTAAAAACTTTTGGAAAAAGTGCGTCGAGAATCATGGCTTTTTCCGTTGCACCGCTGTACAGAATGTGCAACGGCGCAAGGCACGGGTACTGTCGCGAGGTAGCTCATTCAG GTATAGCGGCAAAACTCAGAAACAAATCATCGAATTCGTTCGTGACAATTATGTAAAACGGCAAACATTTCAAAG GTCTCAGTCTTTTCGGCAGGGTCCTCTACATTCAAGTAACAGAAGTCAATCACGCACTTCATGTAATGTGAATCAAAGCATCTCGGCTCATCCTTTACTTCCGATCGAAACCG ATGATTACCACGGTATCAATGGGAACGTTTCGCTCGACCGGCGAAGCGAGATCGTGCAATCGCCGAACCGGTACGAGCTGGCCCTGGGCACGGCGGATAAGTCGAACAACAATTCCCTGTCCCGGGGCGAAACGGGCAGCTACGATCTGGGCAGCGCGGAAGCTCGAGCCAGGAACAACAATGGCCACTTCGGTGGCAGCAACGGGGGTGCGCTGCACACGGTGGACGAGAACATGATCAACAACAACTACCAAAACCAACAGCCCTCAGCCACCAACGGGCAAACGTCGTCCGGTGTCGGTCTGGGCAATGGCAACAGTGGCACGCTGCGCTCGATCGACGAGGAGATGCGCAAGAAGAAGTGGCCGACCGATCGGGCCTACTTCCTCGCGAAGGAGCTGCTCATGACGGAGCGAACGTACAAGAAGGATTTGGACGTTATCAACACG tGGTTCCGCGAGGAGCTTACACCGGAAGATTTGGAAAATCTTCAACCTCTGTTTCAGTATTTTGAGTCGATGCTGGAGCATCACAGCGTCTTTCTGCGCGATCTCGAGCATCGGATATTGCTGTGGGAAGGGCGCGGCGGTCACGAAACACATCGAATTGGCGACGTAATGCTGAAGAATATGGTCGTTTTGCCG ATATACGACGAGTACGTGGAGAGTCATCGCGAAATTTTGGAGCGTCTGAACGACCTGtacgacaacgacgacaagTTCCAGCAAACGTACCGGGAGTTTGAGCTGCAGAAGGTATGCTATCTGCCGATCAGCTACTTCATCCTGAAGCCACTGCACCGGCTGCTGCActacgagctgctgctggagctgctgctggcgcaCTACGGCGAAGATCACTTCGATCGCACGGATTGCCACGGTACGCTGATGATGCTGACCCGCTCGACCGAGGTGATTAGGCGCGAGCTGACGGCGTCGGAAAACCACAGCCTGCTGTGCGAAATCCAGCGCGACATCGACGGGTACGATGGGCTGGTGCAGCCGGACCGGAAGCTGATCCGGCAGGGCTGCCTACTGAAGCATTCCAAGCGCGGGCTGCAGCAGCGCATGTTCTTCCTGTTCTCCGACGTGCTGCTGTACGCGGTAAAGTCCCCGGTGACGCAGACGTTCAAGGTGCTCGGCCACGTGCCGGTCCGTTCGCTGCTGACGGAGAATGCGGAGCACAACGCGTTTGTGATATTTGGCGGGCAGCGGGCAATCACCGTGAGTGCGGGCACCACGGTCGAGAAGACGCTCTGGCTGGAGGAGCTGGCGAAGGCGGCCAACAGTCTGAAGTACAAACCCCAGACCCAGCTGCCCATCGTGTCGATCAAAACATGCA CATCGTCTGAGGAAAATCTGGAAGCTTGCGGACTGAGCAGTGGGCTTGTGCCACCGGCCGCAGCCAGGCAGCCATCGCCTCGCAACAACACGGCCCTGCACGTGTGTTGGCATCGTGGCGTCACGATCTGTCTCGACGATCATCTTCGCTCGGGAAGG AATCAAATTTCGGGCTACTTGCTGCGAAAGTTTAAAAACAGCTCCGGCTGGCAGAAGCTGTGGGTCGTGCTGACATCGTTCTGTCTGTACTTCTACAAGAGCTACTCGGACGATGCGGCCCTTGCCAGCTTGCCGCTGCTCGGGTACACGGTAGGGCCTCCCGGCATTCAGGATGCGGTGCAGAAGGAGTACGTCTTTAAGCTTTCGTTCAAAAACCACACCTACTTCTTCCGCGCAGAGAGTGAGCACACGTACAATCG GTGGATGGAGGTGTTGCGTAGCGCCACTCAAATTCAGGAATCCCGCTCATCGCCCACAATCAACTCGAACAATCTAATCAACAATAACGGTAGCAACGGAAACTAA